The [Clostridium] celerecrescens 18A genomic sequence ATCTTCCTCCACGATATTTCCGATGATCTGATTATCCGGGTTCTGGAATACCATACCGGTCTTTTTCCGAACTTCCCATAAATTCTCTTCCACAGAGGTATCCATTCCCTGAATCCACACGGTTCCCTCCGTAGGAAGAAGGATCGCATCTAACTGTTTTGCAAAGGTTGACTTGCCAGAACCGTTGTGTCCAAGAATGGCTACAAACTGCCCCGCCTTAATATCCAAACTGACGCCGTCAATGGCACGTTTAATCTCTTCAATATTTTCTTCCTCATCTCTTCTGATATAATCAAATATCAGTTTCGAAGTTTTTATTATTCCCATAGCAGACCTTTCTCTGATACACTCAAACATACATATGCCACATAATTTTAGATGAATATTTCATAACAGTCAAGCATAGACGTGAATCTTTTGTAAATTCAGGGGTGAAATAGACAGTAAAACGAAGTGTTTGAAACCTTTTCTCTATATCCAGGGATAAAAAAATGGCACAGATGCAATCTGTGCCATTTTTTATTACGGAACCCAAAGTCCGGAAGCGTCAATATGGTAAATGCCGTCAACCTTCGTATTCACCGCCAAGCTGCCGTCGCTATAGAGGTAATACCACTTTCCAGGCTGCGGCTGGATCCAGCCGATAGCCATATCACCGTCGGAGTTTAAGTAATACCACTTTCCGTTTATCTGCTGCCAGCCGGTCATCATCTGGGCGTTAGCTCCCATATAATACCATTTTTCGCCAATTAACTGCCAGCCAGCTACTGCGAAGCCATCCTTGTTAAAATAGTACCATTTTCCGCTGATCATTTTCCATTGACCGACAACGTAATTTCCGTCCTCGCCCCGATATTTTTTTCCGTTCTGATACTCTGCCCAGGTTCCTGAAGTATCGCCCAGCTCCTGTACCACGGAATCATCAGAGGTGGTAACTTCTCCTTCTTTTAAATAATCTTCTTCCGAAGAATCCTTTAGAATCGCCTTTACGGTATAGTAATATTTATAACCGCCATCCATATACTGCAGAAGGTCCACAGAAGTAGA encodes the following:
- a CDS encoding N-acetylmuramoyl-L-alanine amidase family protein gives rise to the protein MKWMQGKGKWLVLLCAFMVLGTGMTAPASGSLKIRLDHGSKSSWTEGIQVPDVTVNYSEVNPKWSKEDVDDWIPGKKITATISVDGTFTRSDCTIFGGSLVSVKAEDGETEIKVSYVPVAMLESPKEAGWSDNAKTKASWKKVPFASRYQVVLYREGGIWVKSLTTSSTSVDLLQYMDGGYKYYYTVKAILKDSSEEDYLKEGEVTTSDDSVVQELGDTSGTWAEYQNGKKYRGEDGNYVVGQWKMISGKWYYFNKDGFAVAGWQLIGEKWYYMGANAQMMTGWQQINGKWYYLNSDGDMAIGWIQPQPGKWYYLYSDGSLAVNTKVDGIYHIDASGLWVP